One genomic segment of Melospiza georgiana isolate bMelGeo1 chromosome 21, bMelGeo1.pri, whole genome shotgun sequence includes these proteins:
- the ENPP7 gene encoding ectonucleotide pyrophosphatase/phosphodiesterase family member 7, whose amino-acid sequence MKMLLSLGLLFAALSLGSCMPLQQTASNRSKLLLVSFDGFRWNYDQDVDTPNLDAMAAEGVKAKYMTPAFVTLTSPCHFTLLTGRYLENHGVIHNMWFDTKTGVRLPYYTTQGISSWWDNGSLPIWITAQRQGLKTGSIHFPGTKAKYQKEEVYKKLVEPALFNYSNENNWRQSIDTVMEWFTVDNLDFITLYFGEPDSSGHKYGPESIQRKNMIKQVDRTVGYLRQRIRESGLESNLNLIITSDHGMETVVKTNEIHLRTVTNFTFKDLDFELLDYGPSGLLVPKEGKLEHVYSVLKNAHPKLHVYKKEEFPKRFHYANHSRITPLVLYSDPGYVIHGRYKVQFNKGEHGFDNQAMNMKTIFRAVGPAFKKGLEVEPFESVNVYALLCELLGITPEPHDGSLEATKPMLREPTDGDGGNGSNGDGNGNGDGNGSNGHREHSGSGTGSGTGGGNGHRGWQWAPRVAMGTESGTGHRARSAPPGFPREQRRLAAAATPGGSGHRAVPPIPAAR is encoded by the exons ATGAAgatgctgctgtccctggggctgctctttgctgccctgtccctggggagctgcatgCCCCTGCAGCAAACTGCGTCCAACCGCagcaagctgctcctggtgtccTTCGATGGCTTCCGCTGGAACTACGACCAGGACGTGGACACCCCCAACCTGGACGCCATGGCTGCAGAGGGGGTGAAGGCCAAGTACATGACCCCTGCCTTCGTCACCCTCACCAGCCCCTGCCACTTCACGCTGCTGACCG GGCGGTACCTGGAGAACCACGGGGTGATCCACAACATGTGGTTCGACACCAAAACTGGCGTGAGACTGCCCTACTACACCACACAAGGCATAAGCAGCTGGTGGGACAACGGCAGCCTGCCCATCTGGATCACTGCCCAGAGACAG GGTTTGAAGACAGGCTCCATCCACTTCCCTGGAACCAAGGCAAAATACCAAAAGGAAGAAGTGTACAAGAAGTTGGTGGAACCTGCGTTGTTCAACTACAGCAACGAAAACAACTGGAGGCAGAGCATCGACACCGTCATGGAGTGGTTCACGGTGGACAACCTGGACTTCATCACGCTCTACTTCGGGGAGCCAGACTCCTCAGGACACAAGTATGGCCCTGAATCCATACAGAGGAAAAACATGATCAAGCAGGTGGACAGAACCGTGGGTTACCTGAGGCAGCGCATCCGGGAGAGCGGCCTGGagtccaacctgaacctcatCATCACGTCCGACCACGGCATGGAGACCGTGGTGAAAACCAACGAGATCCACCTCCGCACCGTCACCAACTTCACCTTCAAGGACCTCGACTTCGAGCTCCTCGATTATGGACCAAGTGGGCTCCTGGTGCCCAAGGAAGGGAAACTGGAGCACGTGTACTCTGTCCTGAAAAACGCCCACCCGAAGCTGCACGTTTACAAGAAGGAAGAGTTTCCAAAGAGGTTCCACTACGCCAACCATTCCCGGATCACCCCACTTGTGCTGTACAGCGATCCAGGCTACGTGATCCATGGG AGGTACAAGGTCCAGTTCAACAAAGGAGAGCACGGCTTTGACAACCAGGCCATGAACATGAAAACCATCTTCCGTGCCGTGGGGCCGGCCTTCAAGAAGGGGCTGGAGGTGGAGCCCTTCGAAAGCGTCAATGTCTACGCCCTCCTCTGCGAGCTGCTGGGCATCACCCCCGAGCCCCACGACGGCTCCCTGGAGGCCACCAAGCCCATGCTGAGGGAACCCACCGACGGTGACGGTGGCAACGGCAGCAATGGTGACGGCAATGGAAACGGTGACGGCAACGGCAGCAATG GGCACCGGGAGCACAGCGGGAGTGGCACCGGGAGCGGCACTGGGGGTGGCAATGGGCACCGCGGGTGGCAATGGGCACCGCGGGTGGCAATGGGCACCGAGAgcggcaccgggcaccgggcgCGCTCCGCTCCGCCGGGATTCCCGCGGGAACAGCGACGCCTGGCGGCCGCCGCCACCCCCGGCGGCTCGGGGCACCGGGCCGTGCCCCCCATCCCCGCCGCTCGGTAA
- the CBX2 gene encoding chromobox protein homolog 2 → MEELSSVGEQVFAAECILSKRLRKGKLEYLVKWRGWSSKHNSWEPEENILDPRLLLAFQKKEHEKEVQNRKRGKRPRGRPRKNVEPEMPTKTKSSSSSSSTSSSSSSSEEEDESDLEAKRGPRSRETHPVPQKKAQILVAKPDMKDASRKKRGRKPLPPEQKAARRTVNLTKVLKTSRKEAGGSAKLVGKLQPQHSTQGSGLAMLKDPPGALAGLSSGGSSGENLLSMMKSGSASPSQAISWQSSIVHYMNRMSQSQGAAESSALGRLALKAQAASKGSLGLDLKMRSQKGSGELGPNAQGPKTAKASGSSAGGDQKSGFAAGGQMLPNGSKAPSSSSGASSQAASSQELNLQALNLQSVRNGPSTASGSGVPRHLCGSLAKGTPGTAPAGAKGAGAAKGGAAGAGLSAASAAALPGADGGKSKKQTQRAGDRDSAKGGSAGAPEGRAAPESRKGPALSEASSGEDTSSDSDRDSASLPGVAQNMSVSIQTSQDWKPTRSLIEHVFVTDVTANLITVTVKESPTSVGFFNLRQY, encoded by the exons atGGAGGAGCTGAGCAGCGTGGGAGAGCAGGTCTTCGCCGCCGAGTGCATCCTCAGCAAGCGGCTGCGCAAG GGCAAGCTGGAGTACCTGGTCAAGTGGCGAGGCTGGTCCTCCAA GCACAACAGCTGGGAGCCCGAGGAGAACATCCTGGACCcccggctgctgctggctttccAAAAGAA GGAGCACGAGAAGGAGGTGCAGAATCGGAAGAGGGGCAAGCGGCCCCGGGGCAGGCCCAGGAAGAACGTG gAACCAGAGATGCCTACAAAAACCAAGTcaagcagctcctcttcctccacatcctcctcttcctcctcctccgagGAAGAGGATGAGAGTGATCTGGAAGCAAAGAGGGGTCCCCGCAGCAGAGAGACGCACCCGGTGCCGCAGAAGAAAGCTCAGATCCTGGTGGCCAAGCCCGACATGAAAGACGCTTCCAGGAAGAAGCGTGGCAGGAAACCTCTTCCCCCAGAGCAGAAAGCGGCCCGGAGGACTGTGAACCTGACAAAGGTGCTGAAAACGTCCCGGAAGGAGGCGGGGGGCAGTGCCAAGCTGGTGGggaagctgcagccccagcacagcacgcAGGGCTCAGGCCTGGCCATGCTGAAGGACCCGCCGGGcgccctggctgggctcagctcGGGGGGCTCCTCCGGGGAGAACCTGCTCAGCATGATGAAAAGCGGCTCGGCGAGCCCCAGCCAGGCCAtcagctggcagagctccatCGTGCACTACATGAACAGGATGTCCCAGAGCCAGGGTGCGGCCGAGAGCTCggccctgggcaggctggcGCTCAAGGCGCAGGCGGCCAGCAAGGGCAGCTTAGGGCTGGACTTGAAAATGAGGAGCCAGAagggctctggggagctggggcCGAACGCACAGGGACCCAAAACCGCAAAGGCTTCCGGCAGCAGCGCCGGAGGGGACCAGAAATCGGGGTTTGCTGCCGGAGGGCAGATGCTGCCCAACGGCAGCAAGGCACCATCGAGCTCGTCCGgggccagcagccaggcagcctccagccaggagctgaaccTGCAGGCCCTGAACCTGCAGAGTGTCAGGAACGGGCCCAGCACGGCCAGCGGGAGCGGCGTGCCCCGGCACCTCTGCGGCTCCCTGGCCAAGGgcactcctggcacagcccctgcgGGTGCCAAGGGCGCGGGCGCCGCCAAGGGTGGCGCGGCAGGGGCCGGGCTGAGCGCTGCCAGTGCCGCTGCGCTGCCGGGGGCGGACGGAGGCAAGAGCAAGAAGCAGACGCAGCGGGCAGGTGACAGGGACTCGGCCAAGGGGGGCTCGGCGGGCGCCCCAGAGGGACGCGCGGCCCCCGAGAGCCGCAAAGGCCCCGCGCTGTCCGAAGCCAGCAGCGGCGAGGACACCAGCTCCGACTCGGACCGGGATTCAGCCTCCCTCCCGGGCGTGGCTCAGAACATGTCTGTGTCCATCCAGACCAGCCAGGACTGGAAACCCACGCGCAGCCTGATCGAGCACGTCTTTGTCACCGACGTCACCGCCAACCTGATCACAGTGACGGTCAAGGAGTCCCCCACCAGCGTCGGGTTCTTCAACCTGCGGCAGTACTGA